The Marasmius oreades isolate 03SP1 chromosome 11, whole genome shotgun sequence genome includes a region encoding these proteins:
- a CDS encoding uncharacterized protein (BUSCO:EOG09261N20): MREIIYIQAGSLANYIGTHFWNAQEAYFAYSESERQGEDGVDREEEPPLIEHDVSFREGIDRKGNATYTPRALIFDRKGTFQFTCFLCSYVLHTSDCHILLRLANFGSLARNGVLNNNGDDDDDQDSVPAPWNGEVTEYRQEVVPESKYQTQLHDDQVSPPQDVRYWSDFNRVYYHPRSMQILPDIPDWQDTEGDWGYGQEVFSRFNEETDLMESSMRSFLEECDHFQGLQVISDTSSFGSFMYSLLCTFGDELSKTSPIVVPLVADVVPQTVAEPSISRKIINEALYLRGLRNDLPSSTTVIPVQVPSNGHKPRWKSQLTTIDDSDYHTSALLSAHIENATIPLRSKVNRETIPIFSSSLNRHGLHHFSQLSGVVPVSFSNDVDMDAVSSIFWCGKAIDKSEPTGSAYFARRDVTRALYSIPSSTHTYDGTIIINNSMRSSTRLPPYPIPTSFPSILVDNKEPRILVDRGRAKQGSLDTSLPAGTANPGGPVGIFSSLSVSPAISSIFADYARFVSKCVEQRRGWVEDHDGLKELVNDLWTIHDGYVDMEGKEPNDSDNDEASD, translated from the exons ATGCGTGAAATTATTTACATCCAGGCCGGTTCATTAGCGAATTACATCGGGACACATTTTTGGAATGCACAAGAGGCGTACTTCGCTTACTCCGAATCCGAACGACAAGGCGAAGACGGCGTTGACAGAGAGGAGGAGCCTCCTTTGATTGAACATGATGTGTCGTTTCGGGAAGGGATTGACAGAAAG GGAAACGCGACATATACTCCAAGAGCTTTGATTTTTGATAGAAAGGGTACGTTTCAATTCACTTGTTTTCTATGTTCTTATGTTCTCCATACCTCTGATTGCCATATCTTGCTGCGGCTAGCAAATTTCGGATCGCTGGCTAGAAACGGGGTTTTGAATAACAACGgcgacgatgatgatgaccaaGATTCTGTTCCCGCTCCTTG GAACGGAGAAGTGACGGAATACAGGCAGGAAGTTGTTCCAGAGTCAAAGTATCAGACTCAGCTCCACGACGATCAAGTGTCACCCCCTCAGGATGTTCGGTACTGGTCCGACTTTAATCGTGTCTATTACCATCCGAGGTCTATGCAGATACTTCCTGATATACCCGATTGGCAAGATACGGAGGGCGATTGGGGCTATGGACAGGAAGTATTCAGTCGCTTTAACGAG GAAACGGACTTGATGGAAAGCTCAATGAGGTCGTTCTTAGAGGAATGTGATCATTTCCAG GGACTACAGGTTATTAGTGATACGTCAAGCTTTGGCTCCTTCATGTACTCGTTACTTTGCACTTTTGGCGACGAATTAAGCAAAACCTCTCCGATCGTCGTACCTTTGGTGGCCGACGTCGTACCCCAGACCGTGGCTGAG CCCTCTATTTCGCGAAAGATCATCAATGAAGCTCTCTACTTGCGCGGGCTTAGGAACGACTTACCATCATCAACTACGGTCATTCCGGTCCAGGTTCCGTCTAATGGTCACAAGCCACGATGGAAGAGCCAATTGACTACCATTGAT GACTCTGACTACCATACATCTGCTCTACTTTCGGCGCATATCGAAAATGCCACAATACCTCTACG GTCCAAGGTCAACCGGGAAACAATTCCGATATTTTCATCATCCCTGAATCGCCACGGACTACACCATTTCAGTCAACTGAGTGGCGTAGTACCGGTTTCATTCTCCAATGATGTGGACATGGATGCCGTTTCATCCATCTTCTGGTGTGGGAAGGCAATTGATAAATCT GAACCGACTGGCTCTGCCTATTTTGCTCGGAGAGACGTCACAAGAGCTCTCTATTCTATTCCATCTTCAACACATACGTATGATGGAACTATTATAATCAACAACAGCATGAG GTCATCCACACGACTGCCACCATACCCCATTCCTACCTCGTTTCCGAGCATTTTGGTTGACAACAAGGAACCGAGGATCCTTGTGGATCGGGGACGAGCCAAACAGGGTAGCTTGGACACCTCCCTCCCCGCCGGCACTGCGAATCCCGGCGGCCCGGTGGGGATCTTCTCTTCCCTTTCTGTTTCTCCCGCGATAAGTTCCATATTTGCAGACTACGCGCGGTTCGTTTCGAAGTGTGTGGAACAACGGAGAGGTTGGGTTGAGGACCATGATGGTTTGAAAGAACTCGTGAACGATCTGTGGACGATTCATGATGGATATGTCGATATGGAGGGTAAGGAACCGAATGATAGTGATAATGATGAAGCGTCGGATTGA